A single Flavobacterium sp. 1 DNA region contains:
- a CDS encoding GNAT family N-acetyltransferase, producing MLNIKRTTTENKDFQELVVLLDQDLAIRDGEDHNFYGQHNTLEKIKHVVVIYQDTLAIGCGAFKEFDSDTVEIKRMFVHPDFRSKGIASTILTALETWATEFHYTNCVLETGKNNPVAIALYRKSGYEIIPNYDQYENIETSVCLKKHLII from the coding sequence ATGCTAAACATAAAAAGAACAACAACCGAAAACAAAGATTTTCAAGAATTAGTCGTTTTACTGGATCAAGATTTAGCAATAAGAGATGGTGAAGATCATAATTTTTATGGTCAGCATAATACGCTCGAAAAAATCAAACACGTTGTCGTTATCTATCAGGATACCTTAGCTATTGGCTGCGGTGCTTTCAAGGAATTTGATTCCGATACCGTTGAAATAAAAAGGATGTTTGTTCATCCTGATTTTAGAAGCAAAGGAATTGCCAGTACAATTTTGACCGCATTGGAAACTTGGGCAACTGAATTCCATTATACAAATTGTGTTTTAGAAACAGGAAAAAATAATCCGGTCGCCATTGCCTTATACCGAAAATCCGGTTATGAAATAATACCCAATTATGATCAATATGAAAATATTGAAACCAGTGTTTGTCTAAAAAAACATTTGATAATTTAA
- a CDS encoding deoxyribonuclease II family protein yields MANTISALDESGQPVDWWFAYKVPKLGKTADEPTATGYEYVYYDPNIKKVVQSPNLLTDGKGALDLTLKAIFDTPSPTTGWILYNDEMPADANRTDSSTYGHTKGVLAFDTDTKTALWLLHSWPKYADATATSMPTPEYGQTYLCISIDMETAGKIAAQMANHQVPQVYLPHIPDSLDKNDPLYILSQPLNPNPTGDSDVLAYKSRGGFDFKVIAKNEKWNKDFWNDLVGPALGTDIDVETWIRGKIPPTLDSDGIHKTFDVKYIDLSPLNIPWNWPETHDHAKWAVSVDSDWVCVGDINRMISQEKRGGGTIAFQDNTLWAALSKTDLIVAPPGHSRVDAQNLIKATH; encoded by the coding sequence ATGGCCAATACAATTTCTGCATTAGATGAAAGCGGTCAACCAGTAGATTGGTGGTTTGCTTATAAAGTTCCAAAATTGGGTAAAACGGCAGACGAGCCTACTGCTACAGGTTATGAATACGTTTATTATGACCCTAATATAAAAAAAGTGGTTCAGTCTCCTAATCTGCTTACAGATGGAAAAGGAGCGCTAGACCTTACATTAAAAGCAATCTTCGATACTCCATCACCCACTACCGGATGGATTCTGTACAATGACGAAATGCCTGCCGATGCCAATAGAACGGACAGCAGTACTTACGGCCATACTAAAGGTGTCCTTGCTTTTGATACCGATACAAAAACCGCTTTATGGCTGCTTCATTCCTGGCCAAAATATGCTGATGCCACAGCCACCTCAATGCCAACACCTGAGTACGGACAGACTTATCTTTGCATTTCCATAGACATGGAAACGGCGGGTAAAATTGCTGCTCAAATGGCAAACCATCAGGTGCCGCAAGTCTATTTGCCACATATACCTGATTCGTTAGATAAAAACGATCCTCTTTATATTCTCAGTCAGCCACTGAACCCTAATCCTACAGGAGATTCAGATGTATTAGCTTATAAATCACGAGGCGGATTTGACTTTAAAGTCATTGCTAAGAATGAAAAATGGAACAAAGATTTCTGGAATGATCTGGTTGGTCCTGCCCTAGGAACTGATATTGATGTAGAAACCTGGATTAGAGGAAAAATTCCGCCAACACTAGACAGTGATGGAATTCACAAAACCTTTGATGTTAAATATATTGACCTGAGTCCACTGAATATCCCATGGAACTGGCCAGAAACCCACGACCATGCCAAATGGGCTGTTAGTGTAGATTCAGACTGGGTTTGTGTTGGCGATATCAATCGTATGATTTCTCAGGAAAAACGCGGAGGTGGAACAATCGCTTTTCAGGACAATACATTATGGGCCGCTTTATCAAAAACAGACCTTATTGTCGCACCACCAGGACATTCTAGAGTTGACGCTCAGAACTTAATCAAAGCAACACACTAA
- a CDS encoding alkaline phosphatase family protein translates to MDQYLTPNKDKLQNTIKHIVVLMLENRSFDNLLGWLYSDEKPPHNQQFEGLTKDLWNPLDNIDSDGIPFIEKVMIEKNGQPKKRRGELIPNPVDFTLPNPDPGEGFKDTNHQLFLKYKVAQQYAPPAINMGFVQNYQNAMLYGAFSFGDDPTNPRSIMKCYTPEQTPVLSELAKGFAVCDHYHCSVPSQTIPNRDFVHAATSTGHVNNNPVAQCDAKTIFNQIQEAIDGGRQDLSWGIFGNNDFASSKDKDGEFGDNHFSLTRLIMTQLHDAKYNNNFGTLSDFEAKCKEGNLPSYSFLEPNYGGEGQNDQHPPTDIRAGEKLIADIYNMIKSSPVFDSTMFIITYDEHGGTYDHVAPPTGAKNPYEDGRAGQDGFLFNRFGVRVPCVVINPYIKKGLIARPDGYTPFDHSSIIKTVQNCFNLEGSLTERDKNAPDFSSLLELEYARKDDIPTVKPLEWNLKAGELHVNDLHHLIADVLEDMTGNPKPSSSEILEYIQLNYKNLFGNN, encoded by the coding sequence ATGGACCAATATCTAACACCGAATAAAGACAAATTACAAAATACAATTAAGCATATCGTCGTACTCATGTTGGAAAACAGGTCTTTCGACAATCTATTAGGCTGGCTGTATAGTGATGAAAAACCACCTCATAACCAGCAATTTGAAGGACTGACAAAAGACCTATGGAATCCGCTGGACAATATAGATTCTGATGGTATCCCTTTCATTGAAAAAGTAATGATTGAGAAAAACGGTCAGCCCAAAAAACGCAGAGGAGAGCTTATTCCGAACCCTGTAGATTTTACGCTTCCTAATCCCGATCCGGGGGAAGGTTTTAAAGATACTAATCATCAATTGTTTCTAAAATATAAAGTGGCGCAGCAATATGCACCGCCAGCAATTAATATGGGCTTTGTACAGAATTATCAAAATGCCATGCTGTATGGCGCTTTCAGCTTTGGTGATGATCCTACAAATCCTCGCAGTATCATGAAATGCTATACTCCTGAACAAACTCCTGTGTTGAGTGAACTAGCTAAGGGTTTTGCGGTTTGCGATCATTATCACTGTTCGGTACCAAGCCAGACTATCCCCAATCGTGACTTTGTACATGCGGCCACATCGACGGGGCATGTCAATAACAATCCTGTTGCTCAATGCGATGCCAAAACGATCTTTAACCAGATACAGGAGGCTATTGATGGAGGCAGACAAGATCTAAGCTGGGGCATTTTTGGCAATAATGATTTTGCCAGCTCAAAAGATAAAGACGGTGAATTCGGGGATAATCATTTCTCGCTTACCCGATTAATCATGACACAATTGCATGATGCTAAATACAATAACAATTTTGGAACGCTGAGCGATTTTGAAGCCAAATGCAAAGAAGGAAATCTTCCTAGTTATTCTTTCTTAGAACCCAACTATGGCGGAGAAGGACAAAACGACCAGCACCCTCCTACTGATATTCGGGCGGGTGAAAAATTGATTGCCGATATCTACAATATGATTAAATCTTCGCCTGTTTTTGACAGCACAATGTTTATTATTACCTATGATGAACATGGCGGAACCTATGATCACGTTGCTCCTCCAACGGGTGCCAAAAATCCTTACGAAGATGGACGAGCGGGTCAGGACGGATTCCTTTTCAATCGTTTTGGTGTGCGGGTTCCCTGCGTGGTGATTAATCCCTACATCAAAAAGGGACTTATTGCAAGACCAGATGGTTATACGCCATTTGATCATTCGTCCATAATCAAAACGGTTCAGAATTGTTTTAATCTTGAAGGCTCCCTTACCGAAAGGGATAAAAATGCGCCTGATTTTTCGTCCCTGCTGGAACTGGAATATGCCCGTAAGGATGATATTCCAACTGTAAAACCATTGGAATGGAATCTGAAAGCTGGAGAATTACATGTAAACGACCTGCATCACCTGATAGCTGATGTTCTCGAAGATATGACCGGTAATCCAAAACCTTCATCAAGTGAAATTTTGGAATATATTCAATTGAACTATAAAAATCTTTTCGGGAATAATTAA
- a CDS encoding ATP-dependent endonuclease yields the protein MLQLQNLENAKRSVENYDPTTFGNAANSYRFFLSQIIVNDFRHIHNLDLTFNHPITVISGTNKIGKTSLLLIIACSHENFQKYDSTKPITTLRRHLWRDVFTFTSLESATRSYSYTLHWRVGNDNRQGTGRRAAASQSWTGLGKASNDVNRINAKIRDKQVRLIDLDRLLPARNFSNSLKSKINIAGRTRLHEEIEQAFNYIFENVPAVEIHRIGSHINKTAYLLSPIAVPPAVSEPYSSFNAASGEESLINILVDIFETPNDSLVMIDELEAGIHPNVQRRLADIIQYISWHHKKQFVITTHSPTLLSSFPQKSRKFIDKKINGDFEVISSISVNAAFSKMDSQAYPLVYLYCEDTEAEFIIKNFLIKINQTKKHFDKLVNIIISGPIDQVKNDYLRHKRNYRSMRLKTGFCCIFDGDHVSHPHYSLYHQNPDEFTFFLYPYTAPEKFLVSAYLNVHPNPQLYTALVNSDHHALFQEMVNLGLAVDRSYARLLCWQAFEMTPEYTQLEVDLTEFLLSVVTHFSRLSD from the coding sequence ATGCTACAATTACAAAATTTGGAAAATGCTAAAAGGAGTGTAGAAAATTATGATCCTACAACATTTGGAAACGCTGCTAACAGCTATCGTTTTTTTCTTAGTCAAATTATTGTAAATGATTTTAGGCATATACATAACTTGGATTTGACATTTAATCATCCCATAACCGTAATCAGTGGTACAAATAAAATTGGAAAAACTAGTTTACTTTTAATAATTGCATGTAGCCACGAAAATTTTCAAAAATATGATTCTACAAAACCTATAACAACTTTACGTCGGCATCTATGGAGGGATGTGTTTACATTTACTTCACTTGAATCTGCTACGAGAAGCTATTCCTATACTTTACATTGGAGAGTTGGAAACGACAATAGACAAGGCACAGGTCGAAGAGCAGCAGCAAGCCAATCATGGACTGGTTTAGGAAAAGCGAGCAATGATGTAAATCGTATAAATGCTAAAATTAGAGATAAACAAGTTCGCCTTATAGATTTAGATAGATTATTACCTGCTAGAAATTTCTCAAATAGTTTAAAGTCAAAAATAAATATTGCAGGCCGTACTAGATTACATGAAGAGATAGAGCAGGCTTTCAATTATATTTTCGAAAATGTACCCGCTGTTGAGATTCACAGAATTGGCTCACATATTAATAAAACTGCCTATTTGTTGAGTCCGATAGCTGTACCTCCAGCAGTAAGTGAGCCATATTCAAGTTTTAATGCCGCTTCAGGTGAAGAATCTTTGATTAATATTTTAGTAGATATTTTCGAAACTCCTAATGACTCGTTAGTTATGATCGATGAACTTGAAGCAGGAATTCATCCAAATGTACAAAGAAGGCTTGCGGATATTATTCAATACATATCATGGCATCACAAAAAACAGTTCGTTATTACCACTCATTCACCAACGTTACTATCTTCATTCCCCCAGAAATCTAGAAAATTCATTGACAAAAAAATAAATGGTGATTTCGAAGTAATTTCATCGATTTCAGTTAATGCCGCATTTTCAAAAATGGATTCACAAGCATACCCACTTGTCTACCTTTATTGTGAAGATACAGAAGCAGAATTCATCATCAAAAATTTTCTTATCAAGATTAACCAAACCAAGAAGCATTTTGATAAGCTTGTAAATATTATTATTTCAGGGCCAATCGATCAAGTAAAAAACGATTATTTGAGACATAAACGAAATTATCGCTCAATGAGATTAAAAACAGGATTTTGTTGTATTTTTGATGGTGATCACGTTAGCCATCCGCATTATTCATTGTATCATCAAAATCCTGATGAATTCACATTCTTTTTATATCCATATACAGCTCCAGAAAAATTTTTAGTTAGTGCATATTTAAACGTACATCCTAACCCACAATTATATACTGCACTAGTAAACTCCGATCACCATGCCTTATTTCAAGAAATGGTAAATTTAGGTTTAGCGGTTGACAGATCTTACGCTCGATTGCTATGTTGGCAAGCTTTCGAAATGACTCCAGAATACACTCAACTTGAAGTTGATTTAACAGAATTTCTACTTTCTGTCGTAACCCATTTTTCAAGATTAAGCGACTAG
- a CDS encoding IS110 family transposase codes for MSKFKHFLGIDVSKEYFDAVVILDRNKEKSIHSQFVNDYKGIKSLCKWLKEQGSTFENTLVCLEHTGMYGKLIIKCLMIEKFSLWVEMSLKIIRSIGVQRGKNDKVDAQRIAFYAMKNVEEAVIFNAPRMEINKMRNLLSLREKLVATKASLLRNVKELKAFDLEVARLSEKLQKSTIKGIDLDLKNIEKQLDKTINDDENISRIFTLVTSVIGIGKVTALFLICFTNEFTMYTTPRQLACYAGVVPFEHTSGKSIRSKPKVHYVANKKLKKQLHMCALSAITSDPELKNYFNRKVEEGKNKMLIINNVRNKLVHRVCACIRENKMFEKRQVA; via the coding sequence ATGAGTAAATTTAAACATTTTTTAGGTATCGATGTGTCAAAAGAATATTTTGATGCCGTAGTAATTTTGGATAGAAATAAAGAAAAATCAATTCACAGCCAGTTTGTAAATGATTACAAAGGAATCAAGTCCCTTTGCAAATGGCTCAAGGAACAAGGTTCCACGTTTGAAAACACGCTTGTTTGTTTAGAACACACAGGAATGTACGGCAAGTTAATAATCAAATGTCTAATGATTGAAAAGTTCTCACTTTGGGTCGAAATGTCACTGAAAATTATTCGCAGCATTGGGGTTCAAAGAGGCAAAAACGACAAAGTTGATGCCCAAAGAATTGCTTTTTATGCCATGAAAAATGTGGAGGAAGCAGTTATTTTTAATGCTCCCAGAATGGAAATCAACAAAATGAGAAATCTTTTGTCCCTGCGGGAAAAATTAGTTGCAACAAAAGCTTCTTTGTTGCGAAATGTAAAAGAACTCAAAGCCTTTGATTTGGAAGTAGCCAGACTTTCTGAAAAACTACAGAAAAGCACCATCAAGGGAATTGATTTGGATCTAAAAAACATTGAAAAACAATTGGACAAAACAATAAATGACGATGAAAATATTTCTAGAATTTTCACTCTTGTCACATCTGTTATTGGCATCGGAAAAGTAACGGCTTTGTTTTTGATTTGTTTTACAAACGAATTTACAATGTATACAACTCCTCGCCAACTGGCTTGTTATGCAGGTGTTGTACCTTTTGAACATACCTCGGGGAAAAGTATTCGCTCAAAACCAAAAGTCCATTATGTGGCTAACAAAAAATTAAAAAAACAGCTTCATATGTGTGCCTTGTCAGCAATTACCAGTGATCCTGAATTAAAAAATTATTTTAATCGAAAGGTGGAAGAAGGTAAAAACAAGATGCTTATCATAAACAATGTTAGGAACAAACTTGTACATAGAGTATGTGCATGCATAAGAGAAAACAAAATGTTTGAAAAAAGACAAGTAGCGTAA
- a CDS encoding DUF4386 domain-containing protein: protein MISDKNLARIAGFCYLIVIATGLFSEVFVRQALRVSNDAVATAQNIQANEMLYRWGFVADLFNFVIGIPCVLILYFLFKRVNKLLFQIALALVIIQTAIIAVNLLNQINPLLYLSNETYLNTFQPNQLATLSLLSLNIQAQGYAIGLVFFGFYCLIVAYVIYNSKMLPKFLGILLAISGFGYLINSFAMFLSKGFANPLFIYLAIPIFIGELSLCLWLILKGIDTSKLNLPNNNQTC from the coding sequence ATGATTTCAGATAAAAATTTAGCACGCATAGCAGGCTTTTGTTATTTAATTGTAATAGCAACAGGTTTATTTTCTGAGGTCTTTGTTAGACAAGCATTAAGAGTTTCAAATGATGCGGTAGCAACTGCTCAAAACATTCAAGCAAATGAAATGCTTTATCGTTGGGGATTTGTAGCTGATCTTTTTAATTTTGTAATAGGAATACCTTGTGTATTGATACTGTATTTTTTGTTCAAGAGAGTAAATAAACTTTTATTTCAAATTGCTCTAGCTTTAGTAATTATTCAAACAGCTATAATAGCGGTCAATCTTTTAAATCAAATAAACCCTTTATTATATTTAAGTAACGAGACTTACCTTAATACGTTTCAGCCAAATCAGCTTGCGACACTTTCCTTATTGTCGCTAAATATACAAGCACAAGGATATGCTATCGGATTGGTGTTTTTTGGTTTTTATTGTTTGATAGTTGCTTATGTAATTTACAATTCGAAAATGCTTCCCAAATTTCTTGGAATACTACTCGCCATTTCGGGTTTTGGATATCTTATAAATAGTTTTGCCATGTTTCTATCAAAAGGCTTTGCAAATCCATTGTTTATTTATCTTGCTATTCCTATTTTTATTGGAGAATTATCGCTGTGTTTGTGGTTAATTCTAAAAGGTATAGACACTTCAAAATTAAACCTGCCAAATAATAATCAAACATGCTAA
- a CDS encoding XdhC family protein, translating to MTHEFLKIIASYKRASKKNVRTVLATIVHVEGSSYRKEGTQMLIDEYGNITGALSGGCVEQEVIRQSSSVFSSNCPKVFKYDGRFRLGCEGSIYILIELFHPDTELIDLIENAIQQRQPFSLSCSFLTDEISKPNFGTSFEFKDITIYHSNYEKGSNNLVFTQKIEPLNRLCIFGIEHDAEKLSQMASFLGWEVIVIGSEYSAVNSTDFPFAKSVVTLKPEDLDPNLFCKNTAVVVMSHNYSKDLRFLLTIITSKVRYIGLLGPVHRREKLLNAILDMDLLIDDEVFDKIHGPAGLAIGSKTPEEIALSIMAEITSTWHTNQKQAEYACFLNGKGLEDL from the coding sequence ATGACCCACGAATTTTTAAAAATAATAGCGTCATACAAAAGGGCGAGTAAAAAGAATGTACGAACCGTTCTGGCTACCATTGTCCATGTAGAAGGTTCTTCCTATCGAAAGGAAGGAACGCAGATGCTTATTGATGAATATGGAAATATTACGGGAGCATTAAGCGGTGGCTGTGTCGAACAGGAAGTAATCAGACAATCTAGTAGTGTGTTTTCTTCCAATTGTCCGAAGGTGTTTAAATACGATGGTCGTTTTCGATTGGGCTGTGAAGGAAGCATTTATATTTTAATAGAATTGTTTCATCCCGATACTGAATTAATCGATTTGATAGAAAATGCAATTCAGCAAAGACAGCCATTTTCCTTGTCGTGTTCTTTCCTTACTGATGAAATAAGCAAACCCAACTTTGGAACTTCTTTTGAATTCAAAGACATTACTATTTATCATTCCAATTATGAGAAAGGTTCCAATAATCTGGTTTTCACACAGAAAATTGAGCCTCTAAACCGATTGTGCATTTTTGGAATAGAACATGATGCAGAGAAACTAAGCCAAATGGCATCATTCTTAGGATGGGAAGTCATCGTGATAGGTTCGGAATACAGTGCTGTAAATAGTACTGATTTCCCCTTTGCGAAATCGGTGGTAACCCTGAAACCCGAAGATTTGGATCCCAATTTATTTTGCAAAAATACTGCCGTTGTAGTGATGAGTCATAATTACTCCAAAGATTTGCGCTTTCTGCTTACTATCATTACTTCTAAAGTTCGGTATATAGGTCTTCTTGGTCCAGTGCATCGCAGGGAAAAATTACTGAACGCCATTCTTGATATGGATCTACTGATTGATGATGAGGTCTTTGATAAAATTCATGGTCCAGCCGGTTTGGCTATTGGAAGTAAAACTCCTGAAGAAATAGCATTATCGATAATGGCAGAAATCACCAGCACTTGGCATACCAACCAAAAGCAGGCAGAATATGCTTGTTTTCTCAATGGAAAAGGTTTGGAAGATTTGTAA